From one Populus alba chromosome 17, ASM523922v2, whole genome shotgun sequence genomic stretch:
- the LOC118060442 gene encoding receptor-like protein 13, whose translation MENEGFQVLSSKLSNLDLSINQFNDKSILSCFNGNLSTLKSLDLSGNGLTAGSGLKVLSSRLKKLENLHLRWNQYNDSIFPSLTGFSSLKSLDLSYNQLTGSGFQLQPMRLGKLENLDLSGNQLNSSILSILSGLSSLKSLDLSHNKLTGSINSFQLQPVRLGKLENLDLSWNQCNDSIFPSLTGFSSLKSLDLSGNEMTGSGIIHSFYLNASHDILLIILFLYQQK comes from the exons ATGGAGAATGAAG GCTTCCAAGTCCTATCATCAAAACTGAGCAATCTTGACCTGagtatcaatcaatttaatgataaaagCATTTTGTCATGTTTCAATGGTAACCTTTCCACTCTCAAGTCTTTGGATCTATCAGGCAATGGGTTGACAGCTGGATCAG GTCTCAAAGTCTTGTCATCAAGGTTGAAAAAGCTGGAGAACCTTCATCTAAGATGGAATCAATACAACGATAGCATTTTTCCATCTCTAACTGGATTTTCATCCCTCAAGTCTTTGGATCTATCGTACAATCAGCTGACAGGATCAG GTTTTCAACTCCAACCGATGAGGCTGGGAAAGTTAGAGAACCTTGACCTGAGTGGCAATCAATTGAACAGCAGTATCTTATCAATTCTGAGTGGGCTTTCATCCCTCAAGTCTTTGGATCTATCACATAATAAGTTGACAGGATCTATCAATA GTTTTCAACTCCAACCGGTGAGGCTGGGAAAGCTGGAGAACCTTGATCTAAGTTGGAATCAATGCAATGATAGCATTTTTCCTTCTCTTACTGGATTTTCATCCCTCAAGTCTTTGGATCTGTCAGGCAATGAGATGACAGGATCAGGTATAATACACAGTTTCTACCTAAATGCTTCACATGAcattctcttaattatattgtttctttatcaacaaaaatga